A single region of the Acidobacteriota bacterium genome encodes:
- a CDS encoding ABC transporter permease, whose product MTLAVAGWRSSLSPGYQGGLVLVILGLCVAFGLVTDHFWSAVTFRTLANQLPPLVIASAGLTLVLIAGGIDLSVGSVLALAAAVLGVLTLDQGLPLVVAALVALAVGGLCGAINGALVARWSIPSFLVTLGMLEIARGSTYLVTASRTSYLGDRVAALGTNLPVLGLSVAFIGALAVVGVLQFVLSRTAFGRWVFAVGGNRTALHRCGVRPARVQFAVFTLAGLLAAAAGLCQVGYLQSADPNAAIGMELSAIAAVVIGGTSLLGGRGSVTGTLLGVLVIAVLQTGLAQAGASEPTKRIITGAAILLAVATDVWRRRRSAAVVS is encoded by the coding sequence ATGACGCTGGCCGTTGCCGGCTGGCGCAGCTCCTTGTCTCCGGGATACCAGGGAGGACTGGTCCTGGTCATCCTCGGCTTGTGCGTCGCCTTCGGCCTGGTCACGGATCACTTCTGGAGCGCCGTTACCTTCCGGACGCTGGCGAACCAGTTGCCGCCCCTGGTCATCGCTTCGGCCGGCCTGACGCTTGTGCTGATCGCCGGTGGCATCGACCTTTCCGTCGGCTCCGTGCTGGCTTTGGCCGCTGCCGTTCTGGGCGTCCTGACGCTGGATCAGGGATTGCCCCTCGTCGTGGCGGCCCTTGTAGCTCTTGCGGTCGGCGGGCTCTGCGGCGCGATCAACGGTGCGCTGGTCGCGCGCTGGTCCATCCCGTCGTTCCTCGTCACGCTCGGGATGCTTGAGATCGCGCGCGGCTCGACCTACCTGGTGACTGCCTCTAGGACCAGCTATCTCGGCGACCGGGTCGCCGCGCTGGGCACCAACCTGCCGGTCCTCGGGCTGTCGGTCGCCTTCATCGGCGCGCTCGCCGTGGTTGGCGTGTTGCAGTTCGTTCTCTCGCGCACCGCCTTCGGGCGGTGGGTGTTCGCGGTCGGCGGCAACCGCACGGCGCTCCATCGCTGCGGGGTCCGGCCCGCACGCGTACAGTTCGCGGTGTTCACGCTTGCGGGCCTGCTGGCGGCAGCCGCCGGACTCTGTCAGGTCGGCTACCTGCAGTCCGCCGACCCGAACGCTGCGATCGGCATGGAGTTGTCGGCGATCGCCGCGGTGGTCATCGGCGGCACGTCGCTGCTTGGCGGCCGGGGCTCGGTGACCGGCACGCTTCTGGGCGTGCTGGTGATCGCGGTTCTTCAGACCGGCCTGGCCCAGGCCGGCGCCTCCGAACCGACGAAGCGGATCATCACCGGCGCGGCGATCCTGCTGGCGGTGGCGACGGACGTCTGGCGCCGGCGACGGAGCGCGGCCGTCGTTTCCTGA